A genome region from Populus alba chromosome 5, ASM523922v2, whole genome shotgun sequence includes the following:
- the LOC118062223 gene encoding protein OSB1, mitochondrial translates to MALVRTLALSPATNLFFSISKPPLTNTKTPALSLNPLSSSSKRFHFQRSLKCCADFRDNQYSQAVTHAKPAEIQWNKELCNSVHLIGIVGAPVEIKHLPSGKVVAWTRLAVKKSANDTSWVNLTFWDDLAQVSSQHVEKGHQIYVSGRLITDSVENDEGKLQTYYKVVVQQLNFIERSSSRGLHDSDFNSTAAGSKFGNNTANDMGSMEERWQAFFANPLEWWDNRKDKRNPKYPDFKHKDTGEALWVEGRYNPPWVKSQLAILDERMGSLQDQDSRLHESSMSGDDFISLS, encoded by the exons ATGGCTTTAGTGCGAACACTAGCACTATCACCAGCAACTAacctctttttttcaatttcgaAACCCCCCCTCACAAACACCAAAACTCCTGCTTTGTCCCTGAAccctctctcctcctcctctaagAGGTTCCACTTCCAACGCAGCTTGAAATGCTGCGCTGATTTTAGAGATAACCAGTACAGTCAAGCGGTCACGCATGCTAAACCGGCTGAGATTCAATGGAACAAGGAGCTCTGTAACTCGGTGCACCTCATCGGGATCGTTGGGGCTCCTGTAGAAATCAAGCACCTCCCCTCCGGCAAGGTAGTCGCTTGGACACGACTTGCTGTCAAGAAATCTGCAAATGATACCTCCTG GGTCAATTTGACATTCTGGGATGATTTGGCGCAAGTTTCTTCTCAGCATGTAGAGAAAGGCCACCAAATATATGTGTCTGGTCGATTGATCACAGATTCAGTTGAAAATGATGAAGGGAAGCTGCAGACCTACTACAAG GTAGTTGTCCAGCAGCTGAATTTTATTGAAAGAAGCTCTTCAAGAGGATTACATGACTCCGACTTTAATAGCACGGCAGCTG GTAGTAAGTTTGGTAACAACACTGCAAATGACATGGGTTCCATGGAAGAACGGTGGCAAGCTTTTTTTGCTAATCCTTTGGAGTGGTGGGATAACAGGAAAGATAAG AGGAACCCAAAGTATCCTGATTTCAAGCACAAAGACACTGGCGAAGCTTTGTGGGTTGAAGGCAGGTACAATCCTCCTTGGGTGAAGTCCCAATTAGCTATATTGGACGAACGGATGGGATCTCTTCAAGACCAGGACTCTAGGCTGCACGAAAGTTCAATGTCTGGTGATGATTTCATTTCCTTGTCCTAG
- the LOC118062224 gene encoding auxin-induced protein 22D: MERSMAYESDLNLKATELRLGLPGSDEPEKPSTTPSVRSIKRASPEISEESWSKGSSSVSSNVENGERDSAPPAKAQVVGWPPIRSYRKNCLQPKKNDQVDTGAGMYVKVSVDGAPYLRKIDLKVYKSYPELLKALENMFKLTIGEYSENEGYNGSEFAPTYEDKDGDWMLVGDVPWDMFISSCKRLRIMKGSEARGLGC; encoded by the exons ATGGAGAGGTCAATGGCATACGAAAGCGATCTAAATCTAAAGGCAACAGAACTGAGGTTAGGGTTGCCTGGAAGTGATGAGCCGGAGAAACCATCAACTACTCCTAGTGTTAGGAGTATTAAGAGAGCCTCGCCAGAAATATCAGAGGAGTCCTGGTCCAAGGGCAGTTCTAGTGTGTCCTCCAATGTCGAAAATGGTGAAAGAGACAGTGCCCCTCCTGCCAA GGCACAAGTAGTGGGATGGCCACCAATCCGATCTTATAGGAAAAATTGCTTGCAACCAAAGAAAAATGATCAAGTTGATACTGGTGCTGGCATGTACGTAAAAGTGAGCGTGGATGGAGCTCCTTATCTCAGGAAGATTGATCTTAAGGTGTACAAGAGCTACCCAGAGCTCCTCAAAGCCTTGGAGAATATGTTCAAGCTTACCATTG GTGAATACTCAGAGAATGAAGGGTACAATGGATCTGAATTTGCTCCTACTTACGAAGATAAAGATGGAGACTGGATGCTAGTTGGAGACGTTCCATGGGA CATGTTTATCTCCTCCTGCAAGAGGCTGAGAATTATGAAAGGATCAGAAGCTAGAGGATTGGGCTGTtga